One Myxococcales bacterium genomic region harbors:
- a CDS encoding DUF1449 family protein: MSALLVFPTAVWTVLVAISLVYWIFVMSGLVHLGEGVDGGADGAAEGTAGAIKGALEGAGGHGPELDADADLDGPDADLDVDGDGGPLHGFLAAFRMRDVPVTVSFSLVSFFAWVACLVGFWGASKAGVELATWVKAVLAFGVAPLLAWPLAKLATLPLAPLLTTKKAKSAKDLVGKTCTIRTGTADHAFGEAVVKDTGADLVLRVRVEGGALKRGEEGLIVGFDEEREEYVVASMDEAMGRRKSS; encoded by the coding sequence ATGAGCGCCCTGCTCGTGTTCCCGACGGCCGTGTGGACCGTGCTGGTCGCGATCTCGCTCGTCTACTGGATCTTCGTCATGAGCGGCCTCGTGCACCTCGGCGAGGGCGTCGACGGCGGCGCCGACGGGGCAGCGGAAGGCACGGCGGGGGCCATCAAAGGAGCGCTCGAGGGAGCAGGTGGGCACGGCCCCGAGCTCGACGCGGACGCGGACCTCGACGGCCCCGACGCGGACCTCGACGTGGACGGCGACGGAGGCCCGCTACACGGCTTTTTGGCGGCGTTTCGCATGCGCGACGTGCCCGTCACCGTGTCGTTCTCGCTCGTGTCGTTCTTCGCGTGGGTCGCGTGTTTGGTCGGCTTCTGGGGCGCGAGCAAGGCCGGCGTCGAGCTCGCCACGTGGGTGAAGGCCGTCCTCGCGTTCGGCGTCGCCCCTCTCCTCGCGTGGCCGCTCGCGAAGCTCGCGACGCTGCCGCTCGCGCCGCTCCTCACCACCAAGAAGGCCAAGTCCGCGAAGGACCTCGTCGGCAAGACGTGCACGATCCGCACGGGCACGGCCGATCACGCCTTCGGAGAGGCCGTCGTGAAGGACACGGGGGCCGACCTCGTGCTCCGCGTTCGCGTCGAGGGTGGCGCGCTGAAGCGCGGCGAAGAAGGCCTCATCGTGGGCTTCGACGAAGAGCGTGAGGAGTACGTGGTCGCGTCGATGGACGAGGCCATGGGCCGTCGAAAATCGTCAT